The following is a genomic window from Dehalococcoidales bacterium.
TGTTGGGCCACCCGTGATTTTGGTGGCGCTTGGCTGGTCGGGACCGAGAACGTCTAGTTGCGCCTCGTCGAAGTGCTGCGGCTCCTGCGGTATGCCGTCCTTTAGCTGCTGACTCTGGACGCCGACGCGGGCGCAGCCGTTCAGCCATTCCGTGCGGCAGACAGCGATACCCCGATAATGCGTAATGCGGTCCTTCACGAGATCACCGAGTTTGATTCTCATGACTGATCCTCGCTTTTCGCGCTTGATTTGTCTAACTCAATCGCATCCTCCAGTCCGCGCAGGACCACATACTCGCAGCCCAGCGCCTCCAGCGCGTCAAGGTCGGCCCGAATCGCATCCAGGTCCAGCATCAGGGGGCCTCCCTCACGAATCGCTTGAGCACCTCTGCCATGTCCGCATCGGTGTAGCCAGCGACCGCTTGCCACCGTTCCAAGTCCACGGCGTTCTTCGCAACGCTCACTCCTAGGTCCGTGGTCTGGACGATGGTGGTCAAGCCGTTGTCCTCGCCGTAGGTCAGGTGAACCATGTCGGCGTACTTCATGTGCTCGCGGATGAGGCCAGCTAGCTCATCGCGCAGGGCGTCAAACGCGTCGCTGGTATCCCAGCCCTCCTTGCTGCCATCTGGCAGAAGCGCGACGGTCCAATAGCCATTCATGCACTCCGGCGAAATGACCACTAGTCGCTTTTGCTCGTCGGGCAACGCCTCCCGCCATGCCTCGAAAATCGGGCGCGACGCAGACCCAAAGGTCGTTGCGATTAGCAAGCTGTGCTTGTTGTAACCCATTAGGGTGTCCCTCCGTGCATCTTCCATCCATCAGGCTTGTCGTTACCCGTGCCCATCATTTCCCTCTCCTCCATTCCCACAACCCCCAGACCGCCAAGCCGACATACACTAAGAACAGCAGGCTTTGCGCGTAGGCACCAATGTAGAAGTCATAAATGCACCATGCACTATTCGTGCATAACCATACAAGGAAGCACCAGCGTTGTTTTTTGATATTGGCAACGGTGCCGATAATCGAAAGAGCCGTCAAGCCCCAGGTCCAGTGCATTCAAACCCTCCTAGAGCGCGGGGAGTGTTACGCGCAGGCCCTGGAGGAGCGGAGAGGCACGAAATTGCTCAGTGAGGGCCTTTGCGACTTCTTCCCGGGTGAGACATTGAGAATTAGACACTTGGCGGGTCTCCTTTCTTTGCTTGCGCGTCCCGAAGTTGAGTAACATCGTGTTCGAGCTTCTGTAGGCGTTCTTTCATACACTCGAGCAGCCCCTTAACCTTGCCGGGGGACAACCCAATGTCTTGCAGCAACGACAGGGTTTCTAACACTGATTCACATTCCTTGTCCAACAGACTAACGTAGTTGTTGATCCGCTCTAGGACTTCGGCATCCTCCTTGGCGAACCAGTACCCCCGTAGCGTGATTACCGGAGAATCCCCGGCAAGCCTAACCCGGGGTTGTAGGGGAAGAACCGGCGAGCCGAATTCCAGACGGCGAAGCAGCTTCTGTACAGTACGATTGGCAAGCAAAACATCGGTTTCTCCGCCAACGAATGCGGGAAACTCCAGGATCGCTTCGTAACTCTGGGACTGCGCATCGTGACATCCTTCCTGATTCAGAACATTCCTCACGATTCGCTGAACCGTGACATACTTCCCCACTCGGGTTCCCCCCTTGTCTCTTCAACAATTAGTGAAACCGTGTGTTGTTCATCCCCACCCTAACAGATATACATCCCAGAAGTC
Proteins encoded in this region:
- a CDS encoding nicotinamide mononucleotide transporter: MHWTWGLTALSIIGTVANIKKQRWCFLVWLCTNSAWCIYDFYIGAYAQSLLFLVYVGLAVWGLWEWRRGK